In Levilactobacillus brevis, a single genomic region encodes these proteins:
- the dnaX gene encoding DNA polymerase III subunit gamma/tau: MAYQALYRVWRPQRFDDMIGQEVITRTLKNAITTNQISHAYLFAGPRGTGKTSAAKIFAKAINCHHQVDGEPCNECETCKAITAGTLNDVIEIDAASNNGVEEIRDIRDKVKYAPTVADYKVYIIDEVHMLSTGAFNALLKTLEEPPANVIFILATTEPHKIPATIISRTQRFDFKRIAANDSYDRMIYILKQKGVTYDDQAVKVIAKAAEGGMRDALSILDQALSFGDNEITLDNALLVTGSVTHELLATYISQVLAGDTKAALASLQSVLEAGKDAERFTEDIIGYSRDLLLYQQAPQMVEEAEMGSVSADFQALAKQTPAQTMYAMINELNAIQQQMRFTTHPDVYLEILTIKLAEIGRQKGVAPVATATAPAAAPNAEAPVPAQAVDSTEVSELQHEIDQLRSAVKHLEQAPAQTAAAPAKAKPRVTKSPAAKEVNLAKIYPVLGAATREKLNQLQEVWPDLLNSLTVTQRAVMKVSQPVAAANSGVIVAFDYSFLYQRATTDHELTDALENGLDRMIGSALPVVFVPKDEWPVIRKNYLTAHKDELQANGDSPAEPAKPAPNPVVTKAEELFGKTIVDVKQD, from the coding sequence ATGGCTTATCAAGCACTCTACCGGGTCTGGCGCCCGCAGCGTTTCGATGACATGATCGGGCAAGAAGTGATTACCCGAACGCTGAAGAATGCCATCACGACTAACCAAATCAGTCACGCGTATCTCTTTGCGGGGCCGCGGGGAACCGGGAAGACCTCGGCCGCCAAGATCTTTGCCAAGGCAATCAACTGCCATCATCAGGTTGACGGCGAACCTTGTAATGAATGCGAGACCTGTAAGGCGATTACGGCCGGTACACTCAATGACGTGATCGAAATCGATGCGGCTTCCAACAACGGGGTCGAGGAGATTCGCGATATTCGCGATAAGGTCAAGTATGCGCCCACAGTGGCCGACTACAAGGTCTACATCATTGATGAAGTCCACATGTTGTCGACGGGGGCCTTTAACGCCCTGTTGAAGACGCTGGAGGAACCACCGGCTAACGTCATCTTCATTCTTGCCACGACGGAACCGCACAAGATTCCCGCCACGATTATCTCGCGGACCCAGCGTTTTGATTTCAAACGCATTGCGGCCAATGACAGCTATGACCGGATGATCTACATTCTAAAGCAAAAGGGCGTGACCTACGACGATCAGGCCGTTAAGGTGATTGCCAAGGCCGCCGAGGGCGGGATGCGTGATGCCCTGAGTATTTTGGATCAGGCATTGTCCTTTGGGGATAATGAGATTACGTTAGATAACGCACTGTTGGTGACCGGGAGCGTGACGCACGAGCTATTAGCGACCTATATTTCACAGGTCCTGGCTGGTGACACCAAGGCCGCCTTGGCGAGCTTACAGTCCGTTCTAGAGGCGGGGAAGGACGCCGAGCGGTTCACCGAAGACATCATCGGCTATTCACGCGACCTCTTGCTCTACCAGCAGGCGCCGCAGATGGTGGAAGAAGCCGAGATGGGTAGTGTCAGCGCCGACTTTCAGGCGTTGGCTAAACAAACCCCGGCGCAGACCATGTATGCCATGATTAACGAACTCAACGCCATCCAGCAACAGATGCGCTTCACGACGCACCCCGATGTCTACTTGGAAATCTTAACCATCAAGTTGGCTGAGATTGGTCGGCAGAAGGGGGTAGCACCGGTGGCGACCGCGACGGCACCGGCTGCGGCGCCCAACGCTGAGGCTCCGGTACCGGCGCAAGCGGTGGATTCGACCGAGGTTAGCGAACTTCAGCATGAGATTGATCAGTTACGTTCGGCCGTGAAGCATTTGGAACAAGCCCCGGCGCAGACGGCCGCGGCACCGGCTAAGGCCAAGCCCCGGGTCACTAAATCTCCGGCGGCTAAGGAAGTTAATTTGGCTAAGATTTATCCGGTGCTGGGCGCAGCTACCCGGGAGAAGTTGAATCAACTTCAGGAGGTCTGGCCGGACCTGCTCAACAGCCTGACCGTGACCCAACGGGCAGTCATGAAGGTCTCTCAACCCGTGGCGGCCGCCAATTCTGGGGTGATTGTAGCCTTTGACTACTCATTCCTGTATCAGCGGGCGACCACGGATCACGAGCTGACCGACGCTTTAGAGAATGGACTCGATCGCATGATTGGTTCGGCGCTACCGGTGGTCTTCGTGCCCAAGGATGAGTGGCCGGTGATTCGGAAGAACTACCTGACCGCCCATAAGGATGAGTTGCAGGCTAATGGTGACAGCCCGGCGGAACCGGCCAAGCCGGCGCCAAATCCGGTGGTCACCAAGGCCGAAGAACTTTTTGGTAAAACGATCGTTGATGTTAAACAAGATTAA
- a CDS encoding YbaB/EbfC family nucleoid-associated protein: protein MRNMGNMGNMMKQMRQMQKKMEEDQANLNAQSFTGTSPDSMVQATFTGDRKMTDLTIKPEAIDPDDPDMLADLVLAAVNDALTKVDQTTKQTLGKYTQGMNIPGM, encoded by the coding sequence ATGCGGAACATGGGAAATATGGGAAACATGATGAAACAAATGCGGCAGATGCAAAAGAAGATGGAAGAGGACCAAGCGAATCTAAACGCACAATCCTTTACCGGGACTTCACCAGATAGCATGGTTCAAGCTACTTTTACGGGCGACCGGAAGATGACTGACCTGACGATCAAGCCAGAAGCCATCGATCCCGACGACCCTGACATGCTGGCCGATCTGGTCTTAGCCGCCGTTAACGACGCGCTGACTAAGGTTGATCAGACCACGAAGCAAACGTTAGGCAAATACACCCAAGGTATGAACATCCCGGGGATGTAA
- the recR gene encoding recombination mediator RecR, with product MQYPEPIAQLIDSYMKLPGIGQKSATRLAFFTIDMADDDVTAFSKALVSAKRDLHYCSICGNITESDPCAICADKTRDQSHVLVVEQAKDIMVMEKMKEYHGLYHVLHGVMSPIEGKGPEDLNITSLINRLQQNPAMKEVIIATNATPEGEATAMYLSRLIKPAGIKVTRLAHGLSVGSDIEYADEMTLFKAVEGRTEM from the coding sequence ATGCAGTACCCAGAACCCATTGCGCAGTTGATCGACAGCTACATGAAGCTGCCGGGCATCGGCCAAAAGTCAGCGACCCGGCTGGCATTTTTCACCATTGATATGGCAGACGACGATGTCACGGCGTTTTCCAAGGCCCTGGTCTCGGCCAAACGCGACCTGCACTACTGCTCCATCTGTGGCAATATCACCGAGAGCGACCCGTGCGCCATCTGTGCGGATAAGACCCGTGATCAGAGCCACGTGCTAGTTGTGGAGCAGGCCAAGGATATCATGGTGATGGAGAAGATGAAGGAATATCACGGCCTCTATCACGTTTTGCACGGGGTGATGTCGCCGATTGAGGGGAAGGGTCCCGAAGACTTGAACATTACGAGTCTGATCAATCGGCTCCAGCAGAACCCGGCGATGAAGGAAGTCATTATCGCGACCAACGCCACGCCGGAAGGGGAAGCCACGGCCATGTACCTCTCGCGGCTGATTAAGCCGGCTGGCATTAAGGTCACGCGGTTGGCCCACGGGTTGTCTGTCGGTAGTGATATTGAATATGCGGATGAGATGACCTTGTTCAAGGCTGTCGAAGGTCGAACGGAAATGTAG
- a CDS encoding YaaL family protein produces MFGRKKRQFPRLKAAYDEQLLLTIDAAKDRWDHAKQTEEAIADADNEMTANTALARQTYLFLYREARRRQVKGKHISAAVFRD; encoded by the coding sequence ATGTTTGGACGAAAGAAACGTCAATTTCCCCGGTTAAAGGCCGCCTACGATGAACAGCTCCTGCTGACCATCGACGCCGCCAAGGACCGCTGGGACCACGCTAAGCAGACGGAAGAAGCCATTGCGGATGCCGACAACGAAATGACGGCCAATACGGCCTTGGCCCGGCAAACCTATCTATTTCTCTACCGGGAAGCCCGGCGGCGACAGGTTAAGGGCAAGCATATTTCAGCGGCGGTATTTCGGGATTAA
- a CDS encoding ABC transporter permease, translated as MAFIGLIFFALSLIGYSSTMRWLHVSPYLTWITGILVQIMLLYAFAMLGWLKLGIWVVTSMGVVLLIARLVLGYLGKVSFHYEGLHFFDAWMIFLGFVMALVLFRSPLIHYDNFSHWATIVKFMTYTGHLPGVSDTIISFTSYPPATALFITQFVTFVGFSSGAMLVAQFALIWAASYSIFATLRDRTRGLNSMLLCLTIAISYVFNINIRLNNLLVDYVLAILTVAALVGIFVYQRQPRVQAAHVALFSGTLLLVKNSAAFFVAIIAIYYLYMLSQRSTTGHWFKRALTTLGTWLGTLFLGALPFICWEVHVKLTFTASKHEINAQAYSQQLSHDGLHGFLSIGHQFIKQIFNFGSLSTQGFVVLNLLLIGGWAIFKYACHRPNILLKLLGWLDLVSLLYYFSLLGMYVLSMPYDEAITLDGFERYMSTTVILNLFIGAITLVRVIDENFYEQNFTERSPRNFRSIWTKNGYQLASFLVMFFAIIMMYSEINGTNFTNNYNRHTVPVMLTKIARPWTKLNNTKILIVDPSQVEVTTYYAGYLANYYFFTNNATGQAVFSKHPATFRKDLQQYEYVAVPKRDKTFTRGMRKAYHQTIHTGLYRVHNDHLSRISPTATLN; from the coding sequence TTGGCATTCATCGGCCTTATTTTCTTCGCACTTTCTTTAATCGGTTATAGTAGTACCATGCGTTGGCTTCACGTTAGTCCTTATTTAACGTGGATTACCGGTATTCTGGTTCAAATTATGTTGCTCTACGCTTTTGCAATGCTGGGCTGGCTCAAGCTGGGCATCTGGGTCGTCACCAGCATGGGGGTTGTGCTCCTCATCGCCCGCCTTGTTCTTGGTTATTTGGGCAAGGTCTCTTTTCATTACGAGGGACTACATTTCTTTGACGCGTGGATGATCTTCTTGGGGTTTGTGATGGCCCTGGTCCTCTTCCGCAGTCCCCTGATCCATTACGATAATTTCTCCCACTGGGCCACTATTGTTAAATTCATGACCTACACGGGACACCTACCTGGCGTAAGCGACACTATCATCTCGTTCACCTCGTATCCCCCTGCAACGGCCCTGTTTATTACGCAGTTTGTTACCTTTGTTGGCTTCAGCTCAGGGGCTATGCTGGTCGCGCAATTTGCTCTGATTTGGGCCGCTAGTTATTCTATCTTTGCCACTCTCCGTGACCGTACGCGCGGGCTAAATTCGATGTTATTGTGTCTGACGATTGCCATCTCCTACGTCTTCAACATCAATATTCGGTTGAATAATCTCTTAGTTGATTACGTTTTGGCCATCCTTACCGTGGCCGCTTTGGTCGGCATATTTGTCTATCAGCGACAGCCCCGCGTACAGGCCGCACACGTCGCATTATTCAGTGGAACCTTACTACTAGTCAAGAACTCGGCCGCCTTTTTCGTCGCCATCATTGCAATCTACTACCTCTACATGCTCAGTCAGCGTTCAACGACTGGACACTGGTTCAAACGTGCATTGACTACTCTGGGAACGTGGCTGGGAACTTTATTCCTCGGCGCACTCCCCTTCATCTGTTGGGAAGTTCACGTCAAGCTGACTTTCACAGCCTCTAAGCACGAAATCAATGCGCAGGCTTATTCACAGCAGCTGTCTCACGATGGTCTCCACGGCTTTCTCAGTATTGGTCACCAATTTATCAAGCAAATCTTCAACTTCGGCTCACTTTCCACCCAAGGCTTTGTTGTCCTCAACCTTTTACTCATTGGGGGATGGGCCATCTTCAAGTATGCCTGTCATCGTCCCAACATTTTACTCAAACTGCTAGGTTGGCTAGACCTTGTCTCACTACTCTACTACTTCAGTCTGTTGGGGATGTACGTCCTCTCCATGCCGTACGATGAAGCCATCACGCTGGACGGGTTCGAACGTTACATGTCTACCACGGTCATTTTAAATTTATTCATTGGTGCGATTACCCTAGTCCGTGTTATTGACGAGAATTTTTATGAACAGAACTTCACTGAACGCAGTCCTCGTAATTTTAGATCCATCTGGACGAAGAACGGCTATCAACTGGCCTCTTTTCTGGTCATGTTCTTTGCCATTATCATGATGTATTCCGAGATCAACGGGACCAACTTCACCAACAACTACAATCGTCACACGGTGCCCGTCATGCTAACCAAGATTGCTCGACCGTGGACCAAACTTAACAATACCAAGATTTTAATTGTCGATCCCAGTCAGGTCGAAGTGACCACCTACTATGCAGGTTATCTGGCAAATTATTACTTTTTCACTAATAATGCGACGGGTCAGGCCGTCTTCAGCAAGCATCCCGCAACTTTCCGTAAAGACCTGCAACAATACGAATACGTCGCCGTACCCAAACGCGATAAAACCTTTACCCGGGGGATGAGGAAGGCCTATCATCAAACTATCCACACTGGGCTTTACCGGGTCCACAACGACCATCTTTCACGGATATCTCCAACGGCCACACTAAATTAA
- a CDS encoding ABC transporter permease, whose product MSAWIGCLIYLLGLLGYNGTLRRLGVSPYLAWITAMLVQILMLYVFAMLNLLNLGIEVVTYFGIALLVLWFLLSFWHKGRLKFEGIHLFDFWMIGLGIAMVQTLLKSPLVHYDNFSHWAVMVKFMTFTGHLPGATDKLISFTSYPPATALYITQFVHWTGFSDGTMLVAQFILIWAAGYAIFAGLRDRSRALMSFALCFTLAISFVFNVAIRLNNLLVDYVLPIIAVAGLVGIFAYRKKPTLLCAHTAIFIGALMLVKNSATFFVVMIGGYFLYTLITSDDHHWYRRLATVPLRFAITIGVGILPFLWWEWHVKHTFTISKHQISAQAYTKQLSGESHQELLKIGHKFISQILSLNSLSTKGIILINVVLVAVWIYARIRAHQRNNLLGMAVLLDIVFIAYYGSLFGMYILSMPYAEAIVLDGFERYMGSMVILNLFIGAIALVRVLDRLQFEQNFQKRNTQSFRSAATKNVYQVSTLVVGFFAITMMYSEITGTNFTNKMNHNTLPLQMSRIAKPWYHLNHKKVLIVDPEAVDVNDYYAGYVGRYYFFTDQAVGQENFMMTPKAFKAAVEHFDYVAIPETHRTFTVLTEKVYHQHVVTGFFKVTNHGLQRIH is encoded by the coding sequence ATGAGCGCTTGGATTGGATGTTTGATTTATCTATTAGGATTACTGGGCTATAACGGTACCCTCCGTCGTTTGGGCGTAAGTCCCTACCTCGCTTGGATTACAGCCATGTTAGTGCAGATTCTTATGCTCTACGTGTTTGCGATGCTGAACCTACTCAATCTAGGGATTGAGGTCGTGACTTACTTTGGAATTGCCTTACTTGTGCTGTGGTTTTTGTTGAGTTTTTGGCACAAAGGCCGTCTAAAGTTCGAAGGTATCCATCTCTTTGACTTTTGGATGATTGGTCTGGGTATCGCCATGGTTCAAACCCTGCTGAAGAGTCCCTTGGTGCACTACGATAACTTTTCTCACTGGGCCGTGATGGTTAAATTCATGACTTTTACTGGTCACTTACCCGGAGCAACAGATAAGTTGATTTCTTTTACCTCTTATCCCCCTGCTACAGCCCTCTACATCACGCAATTTGTCCATTGGACCGGTTTTAGTGATGGAACAATGTTGGTCGCTCAATTTATCTTAATTTGGGCCGCCGGTTACGCTATCTTTGCCGGCTTACGTGATCGGTCGCGCGCACTGATGAGTTTTGCCTTGTGTTTTACGTTAGCCATTTCGTTCGTCTTCAACGTTGCCATTCGGTTGAACAATCTGCTGGTCGACTACGTTTTGCCCATCATTGCTGTTGCAGGCCTGGTCGGTATTTTTGCCTATCGAAAGAAACCGACGTTGCTCTGCGCCCACACCGCGATTTTCATTGGTGCTCTCATGCTGGTCAAAAACTCGGCGACTTTCTTCGTCGTCATGATTGGCGGATACTTTCTCTATACCTTAATAACCAGTGATGATCATCATTGGTATCGCCGCTTGGCTACGGTTCCCTTGCGTTTTGCCATCACCATTGGTGTGGGCATTCTCCCCTTTCTTTGGTGGGAATGGCACGTCAAACATACCTTTACGATCTCTAAACACCAAATCAGTGCTCAAGCCTATACCAAACAACTTAGTGGTGAAAGTCACCAAGAACTATTGAAGATTGGGCATAAGTTTATCAGTCAAATTCTAAGTCTAAATTCACTCTCAACCAAGGGCATTATCCTCATCAATGTTGTTCTAGTTGCCGTTTGGATCTACGCCCGGATACGAGCCCACCAACGCAACAATCTTTTAGGTATGGCGGTACTGCTGGACATCGTGTTTATTGCTTATTATGGTAGTCTGTTTGGAATGTATATTCTGTCAATGCCTTACGCGGAAGCCATCGTCCTAGATGGTTTCGAACGGTACATGGGCAGCATGGTCATTCTCAACTTATTTATCGGGGCTATTGCACTGGTCCGGGTGCTGGACCGCTTGCAGTTCGAACAGAACTTTCAAAAACGAAATACGCAGTCCTTTAGAAGTGCCGCGACCAAAAATGTATATCAGGTTTCGACCTTGGTCGTGGGTTTCTTCGCTATCACCATGATGTATTCTGAAATTACCGGGACTAACTTCACCAATAAGATGAACCACAATACATTGCCCCTCCAGATGAGTCGCATTGCCAAGCCTTGGTATCATCTCAACCACAAGAAGGTCCTCATCGTCGATCCTGAAGCAGTTGACGTGAACGACTATTACGCGGGCTATGTCGGTCGTTACTACTTTTTCACCGACCAAGCCGTTGGGCAGGAAAACTTTATGATGACGCCCAAGGCCTTCAAAGCCGCCGTTGAACACTTCGATTACGTCGCCATCCCCGAAACCCACCGAACCTTCACCGTCCTCACGGAGAAAGTCTATCACCAACACGTTGTGACTGGTTTCTTCAAAGTAACCAACCACGGTCTACAACGGATTCATTAA
- a CDS encoding glycosyltransferase translates to MSNHRRALYFLAILLSVIYLLWRIFFTIPWHANIFVLIFALLLVISEILSNTTGFILIFFRMLSTKKKWNLEMPDYSTTQPLPDVDIIIVTHNEEVDLLRKTVNAATYIDYPDKSKVHVVIADDGNRPEVKALAEHYHVGYSGMEGNKQAKSGNINHTLAQLHSPLFVIFDTDMIPFSGFLRNTVPLFTENFQQLIDDPDHTEPLGFVQTPQSFYNADIFQFNLFSEKIIPNEQDFFSRDINVLNGGNKRALFTGSNAVFLRKAVDEVGGFPTDTITEDFELGTMLNMAGYISLATKIPQSSGMTPIDMKGVIKQRTRWARGVMQSCRNLHIFINPHLSLMNRIILINTYFYWWAFFRRMIYMIAPILYALFKIQVVNANFWILMVVWAPGYFLLHYVMGDTSGMGDKAKIRNERWGEVQETFFAPYLFIPVILETLGIKAKKFKVTSKNVTYSLKDKLYILPYLILWTITVFAIIKFNYGKYGSEILVGSVITFWLLMHFINLSMCLFISLGRPVYRKNERFIRRVPGRVQGDDGKWHPMLTEDVSEGGVAFTTTDGPVDDITEDDDIKLTIKHGKFDVKLTGKIARISHRDETTVYSVQVQVAPDENRDHYLQLIYDGANKTLPSVQDTWVTPFDELYMNLIVRARTYERKLSRRFNRF, encoded by the coding sequence ATGTCTAACCATCGTCGTGCGCTTTATTTTCTCGCAATCCTCCTATCCGTCATCTACTTATTGTGGCGGATATTCTTTACAATTCCCTGGCACGCCAATATATTCGTCCTGATTTTCGCCCTCTTACTGGTTATTAGCGAAATTCTGTCGAACACGACTGGCTTTATTCTGATTTTCTTTCGTATGCTGTCAACCAAGAAAAAGTGGAACTTAGAGATGCCTGACTATAGCACGACTCAGCCACTGCCAGATGTCGATATTATTATCGTCACTCACAATGAGGAAGTGGACTTACTTCGCAAAACGGTTAACGCGGCCACTTATATCGACTATCCCGATAAAAGTAAAGTCCACGTGGTCATTGCCGATGATGGCAATCGACCGGAAGTTAAAGCGTTGGCGGAACACTACCACGTCGGATACTCCGGTATGGAAGGCAACAAACAAGCCAAATCCGGAAATATCAATCATACTTTGGCGCAACTCCATTCTCCATTATTTGTGATTTTTGACACGGATATGATTCCTTTTTCCGGCTTCTTACGGAATACGGTACCCCTCTTTACCGAAAATTTCCAACAGCTCATCGACGATCCCGACCATACCGAGCCCCTGGGATTCGTGCAAACCCCACAGAGCTTCTACAACGCGGATATTTTTCAATTCAACCTCTTCTCCGAAAAAATCATTCCCAATGAACAGGATTTTTTCTCTCGCGATATCAACGTCCTGAACGGTGGTAATAAACGGGCACTGTTCACTGGGTCCAACGCCGTCTTTCTACGCAAGGCCGTTGATGAAGTTGGCGGATTTCCGACCGATACGATCACGGAGGATTTCGAGCTGGGCACCATGCTCAATATGGCCGGTTACATTAGTCTGGCTACTAAGATTCCGCAATCCAGTGGGATGACGCCTATCGATATGAAGGGGGTCATCAAACAACGAACACGCTGGGCTCGCGGTGTTATGCAAAGCTGTCGGAATTTGCATATCTTTATCAACCCGCACCTATCATTGATGAACCGTATCATTTTAATCAACACCTACTTCTACTGGTGGGCCTTCTTCCGCCGGATGATCTACATGATTGCCCCGATTCTTTACGCCCTATTCAAGATTCAGGTGGTCAATGCCAATTTCTGGATTTTGATGGTGGTCTGGGCACCTGGTTATTTTCTCTTGCACTACGTCATGGGAGATACCTCTGGCATGGGTGACAAGGCGAAGATTCGAAATGAACGGTGGGGAGAAGTCCAGGAAACCTTCTTTGCACCCTACCTGTTCATCCCCGTTATTCTTGAGACACTCGGTATTAAAGCTAAGAAGTTTAAGGTGACCTCGAAGAACGTGACCTACTCGCTCAAAGACAAGCTGTACATTCTTCCCTACCTTATTCTGTGGACGATTACTGTGTTCGCCATTATCAAGTTCAACTATGGTAAATACGGCTCCGAAATTTTAGTCGGTAGTGTCATTACTTTCTGGCTACTCATGCACTTTATTAATTTAAGTATGTGTCTCTTCATCTCACTCGGCCGTCCCGTTTATCGGAAGAATGAGCGATTCATCCGCCGCGTCCCCGGTAGAGTCCAAGGTGACGACGGAAAATGGCACCCCATGCTCACGGAAGATGTGTCCGAAGGTGGGGTAGCCTTCACAACCACTGATGGTCCTGTGGATGATATTACGGAGGATGATGACATCAAACTAACGATTAAACACGGCAAATTTGATGTCAAACTAACCGGAAAAATCGCCCGCATTAGTCATCGGGACGAGACCACAGTTTATAGTGTTCAGGTTCAAGTGGCCCCTGACGAGAACCGTGACCACTACCTCCAATTAATTTACGATGGCGCCAACAAAACATTACCCAGCGTCCAGGATACTTGGGTGACGCCATTCGATGAACTTTATATGAATCTGATCGTGCGAGCCCGAACTTACGAACGAAAACTAAGTCGGCGCTTCAATCGATTCTAA
- a CDS encoding bifunctional glycosyltransferase family 2/GtrA family protein: MRWLTCTCNLRLNPIIEEIIIVDDGSDTTHQPIFQQLGQQYPELVILHHLHNRGKGAALKTAFTYVQHHLSNLDGVATMDSDGQHTVDALQSCLEKFAQNPKRLVIGVRHFTNDIPFRSQFGNLLTSGLVRILTRQNISDTQTGLRVIPTTYTTALIDFPGDRFEFEFDMLLQAKKYAVKIVEQPIPTIYLEGNASSHFRVVRDSIAIYSRFLKFAASGLISFLVDISLFYLVLFFIGNHILNSILVATVISRILSSIVNYSINHQVVFNRAGHQTLIKYGCLFVAQMLASGFFTDLLTTLLPATNSQFMPTLAKIIVDFILFTISYQIQRDFIFKEGPQHV; encoded by the coding sequence CTGCGCTGGCTAACTTGCACTTGCAATTTGCGATTAAATCCAATCATAGAAGAAATCATTATTGTTGATGATGGCAGTGACACTACCCATCAACCTATCTTCCAACAGTTAGGTCAGCAGTATCCTGAACTGGTTATTTTACACCATCTACATAACCGTGGTAAGGGGGCCGCGTTGAAGACGGCCTTCACTTACGTCCAGCACCATCTGTCAAATCTTGATGGTGTGGCAACGATGGATTCAGACGGCCAACATACCGTCGACGCCCTACAGAGTTGTCTAGAAAAGTTCGCTCAGAATCCCAAGCGACTAGTCATTGGCGTTCGACACTTCACAAATGATATTCCCTTTCGCAGTCAATTTGGCAATCTTTTAACCAGCGGCCTGGTTCGGATCTTAACGCGGCAAAATATATCGGACACTCAGACCGGTCTACGTGTCATTCCAACCACCTACACCACTGCCCTCATTGACTTCCCGGGTGATCGCTTCGAATTTGAATTTGATATGTTGCTTCAGGCAAAAAAATATGCCGTTAAGATTGTTGAGCAACCGATTCCAACGATCTACTTAGAGGGCAATGCGTCTTCGCATTTTCGGGTCGTGCGCGATTCAATTGCCATTTATTCCAGATTTTTAAAATTTGCAGCTAGTGGACTCATTTCATTTTTGGTCGACATTAGCTTATTTTACCTTGTCCTCTTTTTCATCGGTAACCATATTTTAAATAGTATTCTCGTCGCCACTGTCATCTCACGAATCTTATCGTCAATAGTTAATTATTCAATTAATCATCAAGTCGTCTTCAACCGTGCGGGACACCAAACTCTCATTAAGTACGGTTGCTTATTTGTCGCGCAAATGCTGGCTTCTGGGTTCTTCACCGACTTGCTTACAACGTTACTACCAGCCACAAATAGTCAGTTTATGCCGACATTAGCTAAGATAATTGTTGACTTTATCCTCTTTACAATTAGCTATCAGATTCAACGTGACTTTATCTTTAAAGAAGGTCCTCAACATGTCTAA
- a CDS encoding IS30 family transposase translates to MREVFVLTQQQLTTNRQKGHHLTQIERGMIASLHSEGHSARQIASIIGVSHQTINNELSRGTIKQVKKINGEKHYLKVYCPEAAQARYEENRSNSRRPLKFKQVTDFLAYFDDKFHTEHWSPDATVGYAKKHRLFSPHKMICAKTLYNYIDAQLLEIRNIDLVEKVRRRMAHHKTTKVKRLAGSKSIDERPKKVNNRHEFGHFEIDTVVGERNGSQSVLLTFTERKTRFEIVCLIEGKDADSVSYALRNIVNQYGDIIKTVTADNGTEFTTLETALNGIADTYFAHPYTSSERGTNEVHNRMLRRYFPKGQSLDIATPSQVQIAQSHLNNLPRRILKFKTPAEAFEREVKRARKAHTA, encoded by the coding sequence ATGAGAGAGGTTTTCGTCTTGACGCAACAACAGCTTACCACAAATCGTCAAAAGGGTCACCACTTAACTCAAATTGAACGTGGAATGATTGCTTCTCTACACTCCGAAGGCCATTCTGCACGCCAGATTGCATCTATTATCGGTGTTAGTCATCAAACCATTAATAATGAGCTTTCTCGTGGCACTATTAAGCAGGTTAAGAAGATTAACGGAGAGAAGCACTACCTTAAGGTTTATTGTCCTGAAGCAGCTCAGGCTCGCTATGAGGAGAACCGGTCCAATAGTAGACGTCCATTAAAGTTTAAGCAAGTCACCGACTTCCTAGCCTACTTTGATGACAAGTTTCACACGGAGCACTGGTCACCCGACGCAACGGTAGGATATGCTAAAAAGCACCGTTTATTTTCACCTCATAAGATGATTTGTGCGAAGACACTGTACAACTATATTGATGCACAATTATTGGAGATCCGCAATATCGATCTTGTGGAGAAAGTAAGACGCCGAATGGCTCATCATAAAACAACGAAAGTTAAACGGCTGGCCGGTTCTAAAAGTATTGATGAACGCCCCAAGAAGGTCAATAACCGTCATGAGTTTGGACATTTTGAAATTGATACCGTTGTTGGTGAGCGTAATGGTAGCCAGAGCGTCTTGTTGACTTTCACAGAGCGTAAAACACGCTTTGAAATAGTCTGCTTGATTGAGGGTAAAGACGCAGATTCAGTATCGTATGCATTGCGAAATATTGTTAATCAATATGGTGATATTATCAAGACCGTGACGGCAGATAATGGTACTGAGTTTACGACCTTAGAGACTGCACTGAATGGCATAGCTGACACTTATTTTGCCCACCCGTACACATCTTCAGAACGAGGCACTAATGAAGTTCATAATCGGATGCTTCGTCGCTATTTTCCCAAGGGGCAATCACTCGACATTGCCACTCCAAGCCAAGTTCAGATTGCTCAATCGCATCTGAACAACCTGCCTCGGCGAATTTTAAAGTTCAAAACACCAGCCGAAGCTTTTGAAAGAGAAGTCAAGCGTGCTCGCAAGGCTCATACTGCTTAG